A part of Bosea sp. (in: a-proteobacteria) genomic DNA contains:
- a CDS encoding YcjX family protein, with translation MSAAATGWLDGIAQAATAFSEALMGVAQPTLRLGVTGLSRSGKTVFTTALVHHLIEGTRLPLLRASAEGRIARARLAPQPDQGVPRFAYEAHLASLTGPERSWPQSTRRISELRLEIGYERPGGWRTGERTLTLDIVDYPGEWLLDLGLLGMSYAEWSRRTLSDARKAHRLPFAQAWLALTQSLDPAAKADESQALATSEAFKTYLSALRAHPEMVAVTPPGRFLMPGDLEGSPALTFAPLEVGSECAAGSLGGLMELRFEAYKALVARPFFRDHFARLDRQIVLVDVLAALDSGPPALADLETALGDALSALSVGRNSLFSSLFSPRIDRILFAATKADHVHHAEHERLERIMEMIVGRARSRAEGSGADVRAMAFAAVRATREVRIEDRGASLAAIAGTPEAGEAVGEDRFDGTTEAAVFPGELPANPAALFDRDGPRWRVRAPRFRPPLLLPDAGGRLPPLPHMRLDRALDFLIGDRLT, from the coding sequence ATGAGCGCCGCCGCCACAGGCTGGCTTGATGGCATCGCCCAGGCCGCCACAGCCTTTTCCGAGGCGCTGATGGGCGTGGCGCAGCCGACGCTGAGGCTCGGCGTCACGGGCCTGTCGCGCTCGGGTAAGACCGTCTTCACCACCGCGCTGGTGCATCACCTCATCGAGGGCACGCGGCTGCCGCTGCTGCGCGCCTCGGCGGAGGGGCGCATCGCACGCGCCAGGCTTGCGCCGCAGCCCGACCAGGGCGTGCCGCGCTTCGCCTATGAGGCGCATCTGGCCTCGCTGACCGGGCCGGAGCGCAGCTGGCCGCAATCGACGCGGCGGATCAGCGAACTCAGGCTCGAGATCGGCTATGAGCGCCCGGGCGGCTGGCGCACGGGCGAGCGGACGCTGACGCTCGACATCGTGGATTATCCCGGGGAGTGGCTGCTTGATCTGGGGCTGCTCGGGATGAGCTATGCGGAGTGGTCGCGGCGCACCCTGAGCGATGCGCGCAAGGCCCACCGCCTGCCCTTCGCGCAGGCCTGGCTCGCGCTCACCCAGTCGCTCGACCCCGCGGCGAAGGCGGATGAAAGCCAGGCCCTCGCCACGAGCGAAGCCTTCAAGACCTATCTCTCCGCCCTGCGTGCGCATCCCGAGATGGTGGCCGTCACGCCGCCTGGCCGTTTCCTGATGCCCGGCGATCTCGAAGGCTCGCCCGCCTTGACCTTCGCCCCGCTCGAGGTGGGGAGCGAGTGCGCCGCTGGCTCGCTCGGCGGGCTGATGGAACTGCGCTTCGAGGCCTACAAGGCGCTCGTGGCGCGGCCATTCTTCCGTGACCACTTCGCGCGGCTCGACCGTCAGATCGTGCTCGTCGACGTGCTGGCGGCGCTGGATTCAGGCCCGCCCGCCCTGGCCGATCTCGAGACCGCGCTGGGCGACGCGCTGTCCGCGCTGTCGGTGGGCCGCAACAGCCTTTTCAGCAGCCTGTTCAGCCCGCGCATCGACCGCATCCTTTTCGCGGCCACAAAGGCTGACCATGTTCATCATGCGGAGCATGAGCGGCTGGAAAGGATCATGGAAATGATCGTGGGGCGCGCCCGCAGCAGGGCCGAAGGCTCGGGCGCTGACGTGCGGGCCATGGCGTTCGCGGCGGTGCGGGCCACGCGCGAGGTCCGCATCGAGGATCGCGGCGCAAGCCTGGCCGCCATCGCCGGCACGCCGGAGGCTGGCGAGGCCGTGGGTGAGGACCGGTTCGACGGAACCACGGAAGCGGCTGTGTTCCCTGGCGAATTGCCCGCCAATCCGGCCGCCCTGTTCGATCGCGACGGGCCGCGCTGGCGCGTCCGCGCGCCGCGATTTCGACCGCCGCTGCTGTTGCCCGATGCAGGGGGGCGGTTGCCGCCGCTGCCGCATATGCGCCTCGACAGGGCTCTGGATTTTCTGATCGGTGACAGGCTGACCTGA
- a CDS encoding histidine phosphatase family protein, which translates to MRRLMILRHAKSDWPSGFSDFERPLAPRGKLAAPLMGRYLKAEGLMPDLAIVSSARRTVETWGLVAAELGEDVPHVLERRIYEAPYEMLASVIRETPPHVRTLLLVGHNPGCEELAGAMIGYGDRFAAQRMQAKYPTAGLCLLDFDVESWDHIAEGSARLDRFVTPASLGEGPDE; encoded by the coding sequence ATGCGCCGTCTGATGATCCTGCGCCATGCGAAGTCGGACTGGCCGTCCGGTTTCAGTGATTTCGAGCGGCCGCTCGCCCCGCGCGGCAAGCTAGCCGCCCCCCTGATGGGCCGCTACCTCAAGGCCGAGGGGCTGATGCCTGACCTCGCCATCGTGTCCTCCGCGCGCCGCACCGTGGAGACATGGGGCCTGGTGGCTGCGGAACTGGGCGAGGACGTGCCGCATGTGCTGGAGCGGCGCATCTATGAAGCGCCCTACGAGATGCTGGCGAGCGTCATCCGCGAGACGCCGCCGCATGTGAGGACGCTGCTCCTTGTGGGGCACAATCCCGGCTGCGAGGAACTGGCCGGCGCGATGATCGGCTATGGCGACCGTTTCGCGGCCCAGCGCATGCAGGCGAAGTATCCTACCGCAGGGCTGTGCCTGCTCGATTTCGATGTCGAGAGCTGGGATCACATCGCCGAAGGCTCGGCGCGGCTCGACCGCTTCGTCACCCCGGCTTCGCTCGGCGAGGGGCCGGACGAGTGA
- a CDS encoding TetR/AcrR family transcriptional regulator → MSTPLTSDLSARKGYHHGNLRDALVEAARQLLTEHGAHGFTLVDAARRAGVSAAAPYRHFRDKEALLAEVALGGFKDFAERQKGALAGHSDPIAAFRAMGLAYLAFAREEPGAYAAMFMGAGQPHSGDVRESGFEALVKALRPLVGDPPPHGLDPMKLACQVWALSHGVAMLAASGQLQHGFGVNPQDLLTEGVERLVAGALARTGARSGQASQQAGSPAGAAPLD, encoded by the coding sequence ATGTCAACGCCATTAACATCCGATCTCTCGGCGCGTAAAGGCTACCACCACGGCAACCTGCGCGATGCGCTGGTCGAAGCCGCGCGACAGTTGCTCACCGAGCACGGCGCTCACGGCTTCACGCTCGTGGATGCGGCGCGGCGCGCCGGGGTCAGCGCAGCCGCGCCCTATCGTCACTTCCGCGACAAGGAGGCCCTGCTGGCGGAGGTCGCGCTGGGCGGTTTCAAGGATTTTGCCGAACGCCAGAAGGGCGCGCTGGCTGGCCATTCGGACCCCATAGCCGCCTTCCGCGCCATGGGGCTCGCCTATCTTGCGTTCGCTCGAGAGGAGCCTGGGGCCTATGCCGCCATGTTCATGGGCGCGGGCCAGCCGCATTCCGGGGATGTCCGCGAATCCGGCTTCGAGGCGCTGGTCAAGGCCCTGCGCCCGCTGGTCGGCGATCCACCGCCGCACGGGCTCGATCCGATGAAGCTCGCCTGCCAAGTCTGGGCCCTTTCGCACGGCGTGGCGATGCTCGCCGCCAGCGGGCAACTGCAACATGGGTTCGGCGTCAATCCGCAGGACCTGCTGACCGAGGGCGTCGAGCGGCTGGTCGCCGGCGCGCTGGCGCGCACGGGCGCAAGATCCGGCCAAGCTTCGCAGCAGGCCGGCTCGCCGGCCGGCGCAGCCCCGCTGGATTAA
- a CDS encoding DUF2852 domain-containing protein — MGSCGQGWSREQRQQWKSERRAMKDEWRARFNAGRAGMTGNGFLNDVLSWRPAYGWTGFNIAAMIVGFIIVFPLGLAFLVWNIWSARQIRHSCAAMTGGMGAGMAGGWQGGQWSRTSRDLSRDSGNAVFEDYKRATLDRLEEERRKLVAEQEAFGAFLDDLRRAKDRTEFEQFMQERESRREGAEQRQGDKPGGAAGGSESKPG; from the coding sequence ATGGGATCGTGTGGGCAAGGCTGGAGCCGCGAGCAGCGGCAGCAGTGGAAGAGCGAGCGCCGGGCGATGAAGGATGAATGGCGCGCGCGCTTCAATGCGGGCCGGGCCGGAATGACGGGCAACGGCTTCCTGAACGATGTGCTGTCCTGGCGGCCGGCCTATGGCTGGACCGGCTTCAACATCGCGGCGATGATCGTGGGCTTCATCATTGTCTTTCCCCTCGGCCTTGCGTTCCTGGTCTGGAACATCTGGTCCGCCCGTCAGATCCGCCATTCCTGTGCGGCGATGACCGGCGGCATGGGCGCGGGCATGGCCGGCGGATGGCAGGGCGGCCAGTGGTCCCGCACCAGCCGCGACCTCTCCCGCGACAGCGGCAACGCCGTGTTCGAGGACTACAAGCGCGCCACGCTGGACCGTCTTGAAGAGGAGCGCCGCAAACTGGTGGCGGAACAGGAAGCGTTCGGCGCTTTCCTGGATGACCTCAGGCGCGCCAAGGACCGCACCGAGTTCGAGCAATTCATGCAGGAGCGCGAATCGCGCCGCGAAGGCGCCGAACAGCGCCAGGGCGACAAGCCCGGAGGCGCGGCAGGCGGCTCCGAAAGCAAGCCCGGCTGA
- a CDS encoding DUF3297 family protein, whose amino-acid sequence MTETPPHALPDRLSVNPRSPHYDGEALQREVGIRFNGKERFDVEEYCISEGWVRVAAGKSKDRFGMPLTIKLSGEVEAWYK is encoded by the coding sequence ATGACCGAGACGCCCCCCCATGCCCTGCCCGACCGTCTTTCGGTCAACCCGCGCAGCCCGCATTACGATGGCGAGGCGCTGCAGCGCGAGGTGGGCATCCGCTTCAACGGCAAGGAGCGCTTCGATGTCGAGGAATACTGCATCTCCGAAGGGTGGGTGCGGGTTGCAGCCGGCAAATCCAAGGACCGTTTCGGCATGCCGCTGACCATCAAGCTGAGTGGCGAGGTCGAGGCCTGGTACAAGTAA
- a CDS encoding MoxR family ATPase: MRFTGTKNYVATDDLRVAVNAAITLERPLLVKGEPGTGKTVLAEEVAAALGTPLITWHVKSTTKAQQGLYEYDAVSRLRDSQLGDARVSDIANYIKRGKLWEAFTAPERPVLLIDEIDKADIEFPNDLLLELDRMEFHVYETEETIKAARRPVVIVTSNNEKELPDAFLRRCFFHYIRFPDAETMQAIIDVHFAGIKKRLVEEALKLFFEIREVPGLKKKPSTSELLDWLKLLVAEDIGPETLRERDPRKLIPPLHGALLKNEQDVSLFEKLAFMVRREGR; the protein is encoded by the coding sequence ATGCGCTTCACCGGCACGAAGAACTATGTCGCCACGGACGATCTCAGGGTTGCGGTCAATGCCGCGATCACGCTCGAGCGGCCCCTGCTGGTGAAGGGCGAGCCCGGCACGGGCAAGACCGTGCTGGCCGAGGAGGTGGCGGCCGCGCTGGGCACCCCGCTCATCACCTGGCATGTGAAGTCCACGACGAAGGCCCAGCAGGGACTGTACGAATACGATGCCGTGAGCCGCCTGCGCGACAGCCAGCTCGGCGACGCGCGCGTCTCCGACATCGCCAACTACATCAAGCGCGGCAAGCTTTGGGAGGCGTTCACGGCGCCGGAGCGGCCCGTGCTGCTGATCGACGAGATCGACAAGGCGGACATCGAGTTCCCGAACGATCTCCTGCTCGAACTCGACCGCATGGAGTTCCATGTCTACGAAACCGAAGAGACCATCAAGGCGGCGCGGCGGCCCGTGGTGATCGTGACGTCGAACAACGAGAAGGAACTGCCCGACGCCTTCCTGCGGCGCTGCTTCTTCCACTACATCCGGTTTCCGGATGCCGAGACGATGCAGGCCATAATCGACGTGCACTTTGCGGGCATCAAGAAGCGGCTGGTCGAGGAGGCGCTGAAGCTGTTTTTCGAGATCCGCGAGGTGCCCGGCCTCAAGAAGAAGCCGTCCACCTCGGAGTTGCTGGACTGGTTGAAGCTGCTGGTGGCAGAGGATATCGGGCCGGAGACCCTGCGCGAGCGCGATCCGAGGAAGCTCATCCCGCCGCTGCACGGGGCGCTTCTCAAGAACGAGCAGGATGTCAGCCTGTTCGAGAAGCTGGCCTTCATGGTCCGGCGCGAGGGGCGATGA
- a CDS encoding cystathionine gamma-synthase family protein encodes MSKARYSKDRIGNHRLHPETMMLGYGYDPLLSEGAVKPPVFLTSTFVFKSAEDGEEFFHVVAGRKAPPKGEAAGLVYSRFNHPNSEIVEDRLAIYEQAEAALLFASGMAAIATTILAYARPGDVILHSQPLYGGTETLVTKTLANFGMAGIGFADGLSGRAVRAAAREALSLARKRKGRLSVIMIETPSNPLNTLVDVALMRAVSEEIAAKQDGMRPVIICDNTLLGPVFQTPLKQGADVSVYSLTKYVGGHSDLIAGAALGSADMIRPVKALRSAIGTQLDPHSCWMLGRSLETLGLRMNRAAENARMMADFLRAHPAIDKVHDLTALPRGSKAARVHKAQATGPGSTFSFDVKGGKAAAFQVLNTLTVFKLAVSLGGTESLMCHPATTTHSGVPKDVRDRIGVSDSTIRVSIGIEHIDDLLADMTQALAGLSSGEG; translated from the coding sequence ATGTCGAAAGCCCGTTATTCCAAGGACAGGATCGGCAACCATCGCCTCCACCCCGAGACGATGATGCTGGGTTATGGCTACGACCCGCTGCTGTCGGAAGGCGCGGTCAAGCCGCCCGTTTTCCTCACCTCCACCTTCGTCTTCAAGTCGGCGGAGGATGGCGAGGAGTTCTTCCATGTTGTGGCCGGCCGCAAGGCCCCGCCCAAGGGCGAGGCGGCAGGGCTTGTCTATTCGCGCTTCAACCATCCCAATTCCGAGATCGTCGAGGACAGGCTCGCCATCTACGAGCAGGCGGAAGCCGCGCTGCTCTTCGCCTCCGGCATGGCGGCCATCGCCACGACCATCCTCGCCTATGCGCGGCCCGGCGACGTGATCCTGCACTCGCAGCCGCTCTACGGCGGCACCGAGACGCTGGTGACGAAGACGCTCGCCAATTTCGGCATGGCGGGCATCGGTTTTGCCGACGGGCTCTCCGGCAGGGCGGTGCGCGCCGCTGCGCGCGAGGCCCTGTCGCTGGCGAGGAAGCGCAAGGGCCGGCTTTCGGTCATCATGATCGAGACGCCGTCCAACCCGCTCAACACGCTGGTGGACGTCGCCCTGATGCGCGCCGTCTCCGAGGAGATTGCGGCGAAGCAGGACGGCATGCGTCCGGTGATCATCTGCGATAACACCCTGCTCGGGCCGGTCTTCCAGACCCCGCTGAAGCAAGGCGCCGATGTCTCGGTCTATTCCCTGACCAAGTACGTCGGCGGCCATTCCGACCTGATCGCCGGCGCGGCGCTCGGCTCGGCGGATATGATCCGGCCGGTGAAGGCGCTCCGCTCCGCCATCGGCACCCAGCTCGATCCGCATTCGTGCTGGATGCTCGGCCGCTCGCTGGAGACGCTCGGACTGCGCATGAACCGCGCAGCGGAGAACGCCCGGATGATGGCCGATTTCCTGCGGGCTCACCCGGCGATCGACAAGGTGCATGATCTCACCGCCCTGCCCCGCGGCTCGAAGGCGGCGCGCGTGCACAAGGCGCAGGCCACCGGCCCGGGCTCCACCTTTTCCTTCGACGTGAAGGGCGGCAAGGCAGCCGCCTTCCAGGTGCTCAACACCCTCACCGTGTTCAAGCTGGCGGTCAGCCTGGGCGGCACCGAGTCGCTGATGTGCCACCCTGCCACCACGACCCATTCGGGCGTGCCCAAGGATGTGCGCGACCGCATCGGCGTCAGCGACAGCACCATCCGCGTCTCCATCGGCATCGAGCATATCGACGATCTGCTCGCGGACATGACGCAGGCGCTGGCGGGCCTGTCCTCAGGCGAAGGTTGA
- a CDS encoding potassium transporter TrkA, translating to MAAAVDPATYKEVLLVLGTAAIIVPAFHRLKISPIFGFMLMGVILGPDGLGRLAAAWPWMGYVTITEREQFEHVAELGVVFLLFMIGLELSFERLRTMRRLVLGMGLTQMVLSTLAIGVVILQFGRTPAEALIVGAALALSSTALVIQILAEQKRLGSTVGRSSFAVLLLQDIAVVPLLVLISLLGASASGGLASVLGLAGLKAVVSVAGIVLAGRYLLRPVFRRVAATRSPELFMAACLLVIFGTSLVTAVSGLSMALGAFLAGLILAETEYRREIEVTIEPFKGLLLGVFFFSVGMTLNVEKILAQPVALLGALIALLLIKAAVIYPTVRAFRIARPAAVESAALLSPGGEFAFVALGIAMGLNVIGADIGGFAITIASLSLVILPLVGMAGRAVAKAIAPPRILPDEALVEPGTDNNAKVIIVGFGRVGRLVAAMLEENKVSYIAVDTDAASVTQARRGGRPVYYGDAARPDFLRRCGLDRALAVVVTMDNRAAVETVAATVRRTRGDVVVVARAKDRDHARELYARGVTEAVPEAFEASLHLAEATLISAGVPLGLAIASVHERRDQFRAEFQTIDRGDARPGPTRLRQSATAANKASGREA from the coding sequence ATGGCCGCCGCAGTCGATCCCGCCACCTACAAGGAAGTCCTGCTCGTTCTGGGCACGGCGGCCATCATCGTGCCGGCCTTCCACCGGCTGAAGATCAGCCCGATCTTCGGCTTCATGCTGATGGGGGTCATCCTCGGCCCTGACGGCTTGGGACGGCTGGCCGCGGCCTGGCCCTGGATGGGTTACGTCACCATCACGGAGCGGGAACAATTCGAGCATGTCGCCGAACTTGGCGTGGTGTTCCTGCTCTTCATGATCGGGCTCGAGCTTTCATTCGAGCGATTGCGCACCATGCGCCGCCTCGTGCTGGGCATGGGCCTCACCCAGATGGTCCTCAGCACGCTGGCCATTGGCGTCGTCATTCTCCAGTTCGGCCGCACGCCGGCTGAAGCCCTCATCGTTGGCGCGGCGCTTGCCCTGTCCTCGACCGCGCTCGTCATCCAGATCCTGGCGGAACAGAAGCGCCTTGGCAGCACGGTGGGGCGCTCCTCCTTCGCCGTGCTGCTGCTTCAGGACATCGCCGTGGTGCCGCTCCTGGTGCTGATCAGCCTTCTGGGCGCCTCGGCCAGCGGTGGGCTCGCCAGCGTGCTGGGCCTTGCCGGGCTGAAGGCCGTGGTTTCCGTCGCCGGCATCGTGCTGGCGGGCCGCTATCTTCTGCGCCCCGTCTTCCGCCGCGTCGCCGCCACGCGCAGCCCCGAGCTGTTCATGGCCGCCTGCCTGCTCGTCATCTTCGGCACCAGCCTCGTCACTGCGGTCAGCGGCCTGTCCATGGCTCTGGGCGCCTTCCTTGCTGGCCTGATCCTCGCCGAGACCGAGTATCGCCGCGAGATCGAGGTCACCATCGAGCCCTTCAAGGGCCTGCTGCTCGGCGTCTTCTTCTTTTCCGTCGGCATGACGCTGAACGTGGAGAAGATCCTCGCGCAGCCCGTTGCGCTCCTTGGAGCGCTCATCGCCCTTTTGCTGATCAAGGCCGCCGTGATTTACCCCACCGTGCGCGCCTTCCGCATCGCGCGCCCTGCGGCTGTGGAGAGCGCGGCCCTGCTCTCCCCGGGCGGCGAGTTTGCCTTCGTGGCGCTGGGCATCGCCATGGGGCTGAATGTCATCGGCGCCGACATTGGCGGCTTCGCCATCACCATTGCCTCTCTCTCGCTCGTCATCCTGCCGCTGGTAGGCATGGCAGGGCGCGCGGTGGCGAAGGCCATCGCCCCGCCCCGGATCCTGCCCGACGAGGCTCTCGTCGAACCCGGAACCGACAACAACGCCAAGGTCATCATCGTCGGCTTCGGCCGCGTCGGCCGCCTGGTCGCCGCCATGCTCGAGGAGAACAAGGTCTCCTACATCGCAGTCGACACCGATGCAGCCTCGGTCACGCAGGCGCGCCGGGGCGGCCGGCCGGTCTATTATGGCGACGCGGCCCGCCCGGACTTCCTGCGGCGCTGCGGTCTCGACCGCGCCTTGGCCGTGGTGGTGACGATGGACAACCGCGCCGCGGTTGAGACCGTCGCCGCGACGGTGCGCCGCACCAGAGGCGATGTCGTGGTGGTGGCCCGCGCCAAGGACCGCGACCATGCGCGCGAGCTCTACGCGCGAGGCGTCACCGAGGCCGTGCCCGAAGCTTTCGAGGCCAGCCTGCACTTGGCCGAGGCCACGTTGATCAGCGCAGGCGTGCCGCTGGGCCTCGCCATCGCCTCAGTCCATGAGCGCAGGGACCAGTTCCGCGCGGAGTTCCAGACCATCGACCGCGGCGACGCGCGGCCGGGCCCCACCCGCCTGCGCCAGAGCGCCACCGCAGCGAACAAGGCGAGCGGCCGCGAGGCATGA
- a CDS encoding LysE family translocator: protein MNLLDIALAVLPSFILAATLIELTPGPNMAYLAQVALDRGRLAGLAVVAGVALGLAIVGAMAALGLGSVIEANEWVYQGLRWAGAGYLLWLAWDAWRSIDESERGLNSVSDGTRALFQRGLIANLLNPKAAVFYVAMLPQFLKPDLGSLGWQLALLTAAYVLVATIIHTLVVLLADGARRNLIDEARMLAVRRVLALSLVCVAIWFLAGTAR from the coding sequence ATGAACTTGCTCGACATCGCGCTGGCGGTGCTGCCGTCCTTCATCCTCGCCGCCACGCTGATCGAGCTGACGCCGGGGCCCAACATGGCCTACCTCGCGCAGGTCGCCCTCGATCGCGGGCGGCTCGCGGGCCTTGCCGTCGTGGCGGGCGTGGCGCTGGGGCTCGCTATCGTCGGCGCCATGGCCGCGCTGGGGCTCGGCTCCGTCATCGAGGCCAATGAATGGGTCTATCAGGGCCTGCGCTGGGCAGGTGCCGGCTATCTGCTCTGGCTGGCCTGGGATGCCTGGCGATCCATCGACGAAAGCGAGCGTGGCCTCAACTCCGTCTCGGACGGGACGCGCGCCCTCTTTCAGCGCGGACTCATCGCCAATCTGCTCAACCCCAAGGCGGCCGTGTTCTATGTCGCCATGCTGCCGCAGTTCCTGAAGCCCGATCTGGGCTCGCTCGGCTGGCAGCTCGCTCTGCTGACGGCAGCCTATGTCCTGGTCGCCACCATCATCCACACGCTCGTGGTGCTGCTGGCGGATGGAGCACGCCGCAACCTGATCGACGAGGCGCGCATGCTGGCGGTGCGGCGCGTTCTGGCCCTCTCGCTCGTCTGCGTGGCCATCTGGTTCCTCGCCGGCACCGCGCGCTGA
- a CDS encoding VWA domain-containing protein has translation MFLNLFTELRAAKVPVTLREYLALLEGVEAGVADWRVEDFYYLARTCLVKDERHLDRFDQVFAHVFKGLERLSDSIPEGAVPEEWLRKLAEKMLTEEEKAQIEALGWDKLFETLKKRLDEQKGRHQGGSKWIGTAGTSPYGAYGYNPEGIRIGQDGNRNFRAVKVWDRREFKDFDDTRELGVRNMRLALRKLRKFARTGAAEELDLDDTIRSTAEHGYLDVKLRPERRNAVKVLLFLDVGGSMDWHIEQAEELFSAARAEFKHFEHFYFHNCPYERVWRENRRRHDQVISTWDILRTYPADYRAVFVGDASMSPYEIVQPGGSVEHWNDEAGQVWLKRLVERFPKSAWLNPVPQNHWSYTHSIGLIGRMMGGRMFPLNLDGLERAIRALSR, from the coding sequence ATGTTCCTGAACCTGTTCACCGAGCTGCGCGCCGCCAAGGTGCCGGTCACGCTGCGTGAATACCTCGCGCTGCTGGAGGGCGTCGAGGCTGGCGTCGCCGATTGGCGCGTCGAGGATTTCTACTATCTCGCCCGCACCTGCCTTGTGAAGGACGAGCGACACCTTGACCGATTCGACCAGGTTTTCGCTCATGTCTTCAAGGGCCTGGAGCGGTTGTCAGATTCAATTCCCGAGGGCGCTGTTCCCGAGGAATGGCTCCGCAAGCTGGCCGAGAAGATGCTCACCGAGGAGGAGAAGGCGCAGATCGAGGCGCTGGGTTGGGACAAGCTCTTCGAGACCCTGAAAAAGCGCCTTGATGAGCAGAAGGGCCGCCACCAGGGCGGCTCGAAGTGGATCGGCACCGCCGGCACCTCGCCCTATGGCGCCTATGGCTACAATCCCGAGGGCATCCGCATCGGCCAGGACGGCAACCGCAACTTCCGCGCGGTGAAGGTCTGGGACCGGCGCGAGTTCAAGGATTTCGACGACACGCGCGAGCTTGGCGTGCGCAACATGCGGCTGGCCCTGCGCAAGTTGCGCAAGTTCGCGCGCACCGGCGCGGCGGAGGAGCTCGATCTCGACGACACCATCAGGTCAACCGCCGAGCACGGCTACCTCGACGTGAAGCTGCGGCCAGAGCGGCGCAATGCCGTGAAGGTGCTGCTCTTCCTCGATGTTGGCGGCTCGATGGACTGGCACATCGAGCAGGCGGAGGAGCTGTTCTCGGCCGCGCGGGCCGAGTTCAAGCATTTCGAGCATTTCTACTTCCACAACTGCCCCTATGAGCGCGTCTGGCGCGAGAACCGGCGGCGGCATGATCAGGTCATCTCCACCTGGGACATCCTGCGGACCTACCCTGCGGATTACCGCGCCGTCTTCGTCGGGGACGCCTCGATGAGCCCTTACGAGATCGTCCAGCCCGGCGGCTCGGTGGAGCACTGGAATGACGAGGCGGGCCAGGTCTGGCTCAAGCGCCTTGTCGAGCGCTTCCCGAAATCGGCCTGGCTCAACCCCGTCCCACAGAACCACTGGTCCTACACACACTCCATCGGCCTCATCGGCAGGATGATGGGCGGCCGGATGTTCCCGCTCAATCTCGACGGGCTGGAACGCGCCATCAGGGCGCTCTCGCGCTAG
- a CDS encoding universal stress protein, producing the protein MYKSILVPIDLADIEVARPALDAAIELAGLSDGHVRLVTVRSLMPVTYMEYVPPDFDITAKAEAEKELTALAATLPLPKTRISAVVRIGSVYGEVLDEAKDCAADLIVVGSHRPSMATYLIGSNAKTIVRHATCSVLVVR; encoded by the coding sequence ATGTACAAATCAATCCTCGTTCCCATCGACCTGGCGGACATCGAAGTCGCGAGGCCGGCGCTGGATGCGGCGATCGAACTGGCAGGCCTCTCGGACGGGCATGTCCGGCTCGTGACGGTGCGCTCGCTGATGCCCGTGACCTACATGGAATACGTGCCGCCCGATTTTGACATCACGGCCAAGGCCGAGGCCGAGAAGGAGCTGACCGCGCTGGCCGCAACGCTGCCGCTGCCCAAGACACGGATCAGCGCCGTGGTGCGCATCGGTTCGGTCTATGGCGAGGTTCTGGACGAAGCCAAGGACTGCGCGGCCGATCTCATTGTGGTCGGCTCGCACAGGCCGAGCATGGCCACCTACCTGATCGGCTCCAACGCCAAGACCATCGTGCGCCACGCCACCTGTTCGGTGCTGGTGGTGCGCTGA
- a CDS encoding LysR family transcriptional regulator, with the protein MMDRLGDLDVFARVVTARSMSAAGRELKLSPAVISKRIRRLEERLGVRLLQRTTRQLSLTQAGQGFYERVISILSSVEEAESWVASGAATARGMLKVSAPTSFGRMHVAPHIKQFLDANPLVSVELVLSDSFVDIVGESFDLAVRIADLQDSSLVARRLASNHRVLCATPAYVAARGAPRSLAEIEAHTLIAHNADQWRLDGPKGPAIVRINGPLRTNSSEVVREALLAGLGIALRSTWDVGPELKDGRLVRLLPDYSGGRRVAIHGVYPSRRHMEQKVRAFLDYLAALYGPTPYWDDGLELG; encoded by the coding sequence CTGATGGACCGGCTCGGAGATCTCGATGTGTTCGCGCGGGTCGTCACGGCGCGGTCGATGTCCGCGGCGGGGCGCGAGCTCAAGCTCTCGCCGGCCGTCATCTCGAAGCGAATACGGCGGCTGGAGGAGAGGCTCGGCGTGCGGCTGCTCCAGCGCACCACAAGGCAGCTGTCGCTGACGCAAGCCGGGCAGGGCTTTTATGAGCGCGTGATCTCCATACTCTCCAGCGTGGAAGAGGCGGAGAGCTGGGTAGCGTCCGGCGCCGCCACCGCGCGGGGGATGCTGAAGGTTTCCGCGCCGACCTCGTTCGGGCGGATGCATGTGGCTCCGCACATCAAGCAATTCCTCGACGCCAACCCGCTTGTGTCGGTGGAGCTTGTGCTCAGCGACAGCTTCGTGGACATCGTGGGCGAGAGCTTCGACCTGGCGGTGCGCATCGCAGACCTTCAGGATTCGAGCCTGGTGGCGCGGCGGCTCGCGTCCAATCACCGGGTGCTGTGCGCGACGCCTGCCTACGTCGCGGCACGCGGGGCGCCGCGCTCGCTGGCCGAGATCGAGGCGCATACGCTCATCGCGCACAATGCCGACCAGTGGCGGCTTGATGGGCCGAAGGGACCGGCGATCGTCCGCATCAACGGACCTTTGCGAACAAATTCCAGCGAAGTGGTGCGCGAGGCGCTGCTGGCCGGGCTCGGCATCGCGCTGCGTTCGACCTGGGATGTGGGCCCCGAATTGAAGGATGGCCGCCTCGTGCGGCTCCTGCCCGATTATTCCGGCGGACGCCGCGTCGCGATCCACGGCGTGTATCCGAGCCGGCGCCACATGGAGCAGAAGGTCAGGGCCTTTCTCGATTATCTCGCCGCTTTGTATGGACCCACGCCCTATTGGGATGACGGGCTTGAACTGGGCTGA